The following coding sequences lie in one Mucilaginibacter sp. KACC 22773 genomic window:
- a CDS encoding cation diffusion facilitator family transporter, translating into MASSNKSIYAALAANLLIALTKFMAGFFSNSAAMVAEGVHSVVDTANQVLLLFGLHQSRKKPDAKHPFGYGKELYFYSFIVSILIFGLGGGVSIYQGIAHIITPEVPGNPTWNYAVLGMSVIFEGSSLLIAAKEFNKLRSELSWWQAIVKSKDPSTFLVLFEDSAAVIGLVIVAVCMFIGHTYHINYLDGLASLLVGLVLIFVSIILARESRSLLMGEGIGASTKKHIIEIVEQDHDVLKLMHLMSTYQSPTEVLLMLIISFKSNLDTAGINNAIIRIRNRVKDEYSLIHFVIIQPDTFMEKVSPNMQLYV; encoded by the coding sequence ATGGCATCATCAAACAAGTCTATTTATGCTGCGCTGGCGGCAAATTTGCTTATCGCTTTAACCAAATTTATGGCAGGCTTTTTTAGTAACAGTGCCGCTATGGTAGCCGAGGGGGTACACTCTGTGGTTGACACCGCCAACCAGGTATTATTGTTGTTTGGTTTGCACCAAAGCCGCAAAAAGCCCGATGCAAAGCATCCTTTTGGCTATGGTAAGGAGTTGTATTTTTATTCGTTCATCGTGTCGATACTCATATTTGGGCTGGGCGGGGGCGTTTCCATATACCAGGGTATTGCCCATATCATCACGCCCGAAGTTCCGGGTAACCCAACCTGGAATTACGCGGTGTTGGGCATGTCGGTAATATTCGAGGGTTCATCGTTGTTAATAGCGGCCAAAGAGTTTAACAAACTGCGTAGCGAGCTTTCGTGGTGGCAGGCTATTGTCAAGAGTAAAGATCCATCAACTTTTTTGGTGCTGTTTGAAGATAGCGCGGCCGTTATAGGCCTGGTTATCGTAGCTGTTTGTATGTTTATCGGTCATACTTATCACATTAATTATCTTGATGGCCTGGCCTCATTGCTGGTTGGATTGGTGCTCATATTTGTTTCTATAATACTTGCGCGCGAAAGCCGCAGTTTGCTCATGGGCGAGGGGATAGGCGCAAGCACTAAAAAACACATCATCGAAATTGTAGAGCAGGATCACGACGTTTTAAAGCTCATGCACCTCATGTCAACCTATCAATCGCCTACCGAGGTTTTGCTCATGCTAATCATTTCGTTTAAAAGTAACCTGGATACCGCGGGCATTAATAATGCTATTATTCGCATCCGCAACCGGGTAAAAGATGAGTATAGCCTCATTCACTTTGTTATTATCCAACCAGATACCTTTATGGAAAAAGTAAGCCCCAATATGCAGTTGTACGTTTAA
- the ppnP gene encoding pyrimidine/purine nucleoside phosphorylase has protein sequence MIHVNEYFEGTVKSLGYTSAEGKSTIGVMEKGEYEFGTSSHETMTVIEGGLDVLLPGEDEWQTYTPGQSFEVEANIKFKVKTHVQSSYLCKYR, from the coding sequence ATGATTCACGTAAACGAATATTTTGAAGGCACGGTAAAATCACTGGGCTATACCAGCGCAGAAGGGAAAAGCACCATCGGCGTAATGGAAAAAGGCGAGTATGAATTTGGCACATCGAGCCACGAAACCATGACCGTTATTGAAGGCGGGCTGGATGTACTGTTACCTGGCGAAGATGAATGGCAAACTTACACACCGGGTCAATCGTTTGAAGTTGAGGCCAATATAAAATTCAAGGTAAAAACGCACGTTCAAAGTTCGTACTTGTGTAAATACCGGTAA
- a CDS encoding YbjQ family protein has protein sequence MDTSLITTSTGLDGYRVVKHLGVVRGITVRSRSALGNIAGGFQSLFGGRLSIYVELCENAREEAYQLLIQHAQAIGANAIINMRYDANEVMQGITEVLAYGTAVVVEKV, from the coding sequence ATGGATACTTCGCTTATTACAACCAGTACCGGATTAGATGGTTACCGGGTAGTTAAACATTTAGGTGTTGTACGTGGTATTACCGTACGCAGCCGCAGCGCGCTGGGCAATATTGCCGGTGGTTTTCAGTCGCTTTTTGGCGGCCGGCTTTCTATTTATGTTGAGCTTTGCGAAAACGCCCGTGAAGAAGCCTACCAGCTTTTGATACAGCATGCCCAGGCCATTGGCGCAAATGCCATTATCAACATGCGTTACGACGCAAACGAAGTAATGCAGGGCATTACCGAAGTATTGGCATACGGCACAGCAGTTGTTGTTGAAAAGGTTTGA